A region of Deltaproteobacteria bacterium DNA encodes the following proteins:
- a CDS encoding TonB-dependent receptor — MRTMNAVTDLRRLAFGLGISLAATIATAQEPATPPPAAGPAAAPAQAQDDSMLEEIIVTARKREENLQDLGSAVSAIGREELARRSDIDLQNLANTAPNLIVDDIQQGPGSPAAISIRGVGTTDVEKNFDPTVGVVVDGVFIGVNSGAMLRALDLQSVEVLRGPQGTLFGRNSIGGVINITRGKPSLEEWGGEVRAGYGNHSDRQLDGYFEVPLGDKLAVKLGGALRRTDGWFDNLTLDREVGDVKYGSVSPSILFRPTENLEIYYRYDRTWQDQDANTVQNLAQPGQVWCFFYSECAAGLRTPQSGNRYDVLQNGDDPYQSFFNTDLHIANVSWDINEDFSLEYVFGEFRTEEEVFQDWDGTARTLYHTDRPAEWNQQSHELRLNYGGERLNVTGGVYVWNSDYRIDLTSYIGFGDFLFGLPPGTVLTVDQTVEQDTKSWALFFEGDYQITDSLSATLGLRYTNDEKSSGLIDVLMPQLATKGSLDNPFEESWDEFTPKVGLRYQLNDDLMFYFLYSRGFRAGGFNGRPGTYAAASIPYDPETVDNFELGWKSEWFDSRLRMNGSVFYMKYDDKQEEQSVPTGGGTGQQTLVVNAAKARVYGFELDLAAYITEQLSIAANLGILEAEYEKLIDPVTLTDLSDLELRRAPPVTFTLSPTYTLEALGGTFTAQMDWRYIGDQELTFLNSPQSHNPSHHVLDASLSYRWNDTTFSVWGLNLNDDHSWSQAYDVGTSVTFAGLWTYATTRPPRAYGIRIVQAF, encoded by the coding sequence ATGCGCACCATGAACGCGGTGACCGACTTGCGACGGCTCGCCTTCGGGCTCGGCATTTCGTTGGCGGCGACGATCGCCACGGCACAGGAGCCCGCGACCCCGCCGCCCGCGGCCGGTCCAGCGGCAGCACCCGCGCAGGCGCAGGACGACTCGATGCTCGAAGAGATCATCGTGACCGCCCGCAAGCGCGAAGAGAATCTCCAGGACCTTGGGTCCGCGGTCAGCGCGATTGGGCGCGAGGAGTTGGCGCGGCGATCCGACATCGACCTCCAGAACCTCGCGAACACGGCGCCGAACCTGATCGTCGACGACATCCAGCAAGGGCCCGGGAGCCCCGCGGCGATCTCGATCCGCGGCGTCGGCACGACCGACGTCGAGAAGAACTTCGATCCCACCGTGGGCGTGGTGGTCGACGGCGTGTTCATCGGCGTGAACTCGGGCGCGATGCTGCGGGCGCTCGACCTGCAGAGCGTCGAAGTGCTGCGCGGTCCGCAGGGCACGCTGTTCGGGCGCAACTCGATCGGCGGCGTCATCAACATCACGCGCGGAAAACCCAGCCTCGAGGAGTGGGGCGGCGAAGTGCGCGCAGGCTACGGCAACCACTCGGATCGCCAGCTCGACGGCTATTTCGAAGTTCCGCTCGGCGACAAGCTCGCCGTGAAGCTCGGCGGCGCACTGCGCCGCACCGACGGCTGGTTCGACAACCTCACGCTCGACCGTGAAGTCGGCGACGTGAAGTACGGCTCCGTCAGCCCGAGCATCCTGTTCCGCCCGACTGAGAACCTCGAGATCTACTACCGCTACGACCGCACCTGGCAGGATCAAGACGCGAACACCGTGCAGAACCTCGCGCAGCCTGGGCAGGTCTGGTGCTTCTTCTACTCGGAGTGCGCCGCGGGCCTGCGCACTCCGCAGTCCGGAAACCGCTACGACGTTCTCCAGAACGGCGACGATCCGTACCAGTCGTTCTTCAACACGGATCTGCACATCGCGAACGTGAGCTGGGACATCAACGAGGACTTCTCGCTCGAGTACGTGTTCGGCGAGTTCCGCACCGAAGAGGAAGTGTTCCAGGACTGGGACGGCACCGCGCGCACGCTCTACCACACGGATCGCCCCGCGGAGTGGAACCAGCAGAGCCACGAGCTGCGCCTCAACTACGGCGGCGAGCGCCTCAACGTCACGGGCGGCGTGTACGTCTGGAACTCGGACTACCGCATCGATCTGACGAGCTACATCGGCTTCGGTGATTTCTTGTTCGGTCTGCCGCCGGGCACCGTGCTCACGGTCGACCAGACGGTGGAGCAGGACACCAAGTCGTGGGCCCTCTTCTTCGAGGGCGACTACCAGATCACGGACTCGCTCTCCGCCACGCTCGGCCTGCGTTACACGAACGACGAGAAGAGCAGTGGCCTGATCGACGTGCTGATGCCGCAGCTCGCGACCAAGGGCAGCCTCGACAATCCGTTCGAGGAGTCTTGGGACGAGTTCACGCCCAAGGTGGGCCTTCGCTACCAGCTGAACGACGACCTGATGTTCTACTTCCTCTACTCGCGCGGCTTCCGCGCGGGCGGCTTCAACGGCCGTCCCGGCACCTATGCCGCTGCCTCGATCCCGTACGACCCCGAGACCGTCGACAACTTCGAGCTGGGCTGGAAGAGCGAGTGGTTCGACTCGCGCCTGCGCATGAACGGCTCCGTCTTCTACATGAAGTACGACGACAAGCAGGAGGAGCAGAGCGTTCCGACCGGTGGCGGCACCGGCCAGCAGACGCTGGTCGTGAACGCCGCGAAGGCGCGCGTGTATGGCTTCGAGCTCGACCTCGCCGCTTACATCACCGAGCAGCTCTCGATCGCAGCCAACCTCGGCATTCTCGAGGCGGAGTACGAGAAGCTGATCGACCCGGTCACGCTCACCGATCTCTCGGACCTCGAGCTGCGCCGCGCGCCGCCGGTGACGTTCACGCTGTCGCCGACCTACACGCTCGAGGCGCTCGGCGGCACGTTCACGGCGCAGATGGATTGGCGCTACATCGGCGATCAGGAGCTCACGTTCCTCAACTCGCCGCAGAGCCACAATCCGTCGCACCACGTGCTCGACGCGTCGCTCAGCTACCGCTGGAACGACACCACGTTCAGCGTGTGGGGGCTCAACTTGAACGACGACCACTCGTGGTCGCAGGCGTACGACGTCGGGACCAGCGTCACGTTCGCCGGCTTGTGGACGTACGCGACCACGCGCCCGCCTCGTGCATACGGCATCCGCATCGTGCAAGCGTTCTAG
- a CDS encoding LLM class flavin-dependent oxidoreductase: MTRRVNFGLWYDFRNPPPSTRSFESLYRASLEQIAWAEQLGFDSVWLTEHHFVDDGYTPSPLVIAAAIGERTKRMRIATNLMLLPLADPVRIAEDSAALSILTDGRFDLGVGLGYRQLEFDYFGRKLAHRPSLMEEGVAILRQAWSGEPIRVNGKRFRIDGLRVAPRPNKPPRLFMGGMAEPAIARAARIGDGFLSTGGIGHDVYVKALAAQGKPRSAGAICAGHWGIIAADPEAEAAKLAGPVLYQTNQYIAWGAFGPPDQVPPFKDAPTAIRDGLYQLWDAEQAVAGLVAMLREYPEIIDVHFWAQFPGEPIESGSARMEYVARQVLPRVRSALA; this comes from the coding sequence ATGACGCGCCGAGTGAACTTCGGCCTCTGGTACGACTTCCGGAACCCGCCGCCGAGCACGCGCAGCTTCGAATCGCTGTATCGCGCGAGCCTCGAGCAGATCGCGTGGGCCGAGCAGCTCGGCTTCGACTCGGTGTGGCTCACCGAGCACCACTTCGTCGACGACGGCTACACGCCGTCGCCGCTCGTGATCGCCGCCGCGATCGGCGAGCGCACGAAGCGCATGCGCATCGCCACGAACCTGATGCTGCTGCCGCTCGCCGATCCGGTGCGCATCGCCGAAGACTCGGCGGCGCTCTCGATTCTGACGGACGGCCGCTTCGATCTCGGCGTCGGACTCGGCTATCGCCAGCTCGAGTTCGACTACTTCGGCCGCAAGCTCGCGCACCGGCCGAGCCTGATGGAAGAGGGCGTCGCGATCCTGCGGCAAGCGTGGTCGGGCGAGCCGATCCGCGTGAATGGGAAGCGCTTCCGGATCGACGGCCTGCGCGTCGCGCCGCGCCCTAACAAGCCGCCGCGCCTCTTCATGGGCGGCATGGCCGAGCCCGCGATCGCGCGCGCGGCGCGCATCGGCGACGGCTTCCTCTCCACCGGCGGCATCGGGCACGACGTGTACGTGAAGGCGCTCGCCGCGCAGGGCAAGCCGCGCAGCGCGGGCGCGATCTGCGCGGGGCACTGGGGAATCATCGCTGCAGACCCGGAGGCCGAGGCCGCGAAGCTCGCGGGGCCGGTGCTCTATCAGACGAACCAGTACATCGCGTGGGGCGCGTTCGGGCCGCCGGATCAGGTGCCGCCGTTCAAGGACGCGCCCACCGCGATCCGCGACGGCCTCTATCAGCTGTGGGACGCGGAGCAGGCGGTCGCCGGTCTCGTTGCGATGCTGCGCGAGTACCCCGAGATCATCGACGTGCACTTCTGGGCGCAATTCCCAGGCGAGCCGATCGAGAGCGGCAGCGCGCGCATGGAGTACGTCGCGAGGCAGGTCCTGCCACGCGTGCGCAGCGCGCTCGCATGA
- a CDS encoding alpha/beta hydrolase, protein MVMLTRESGRQIYFEHYAGRGPTVVLSHGWGMGCRAWDDTIARLTDRGHAVVAYDHRGCGRSDKDFADVSIDALGSDVVALCTHLGLAAVVLNGWSLGGAVVVDAAAKLGAKLRGLVLTVGATPRYTQAEGFPHGGRAEDVAGTVAALRAGRIAFLKGLYFGGVFAVDVGEDVKQRCWQIALEASPGADASLGALAQLDQRALLPKITAPALVVVGARDGVVSPDIGRAAAKALPNGRLCELDCGHAPFLELPDAYHAALFELLGRAQ, encoded by the coding sequence ATGGTCATGCTGACGCGCGAGAGCGGGCGCCAGATCTACTTCGAGCACTACGCGGGGCGCGGGCCCACCGTCGTGCTTTCGCATGGCTGGGGCATGGGCTGCCGCGCGTGGGACGACACGATCGCACGGCTCACGGACCGCGGGCACGCGGTCGTCGCCTACGACCACCGCGGCTGCGGGCGCAGCGACAAGGACTTCGCGGACGTGTCGATCGACGCGCTCGGCAGCGACGTCGTCGCGCTGTGCACGCACCTCGGGCTCGCTGCCGTCGTGCTGAACGGCTGGTCGCTCGGCGGCGCGGTCGTGGTCGACGCCGCCGCGAAGCTCGGCGCGAAGCTGCGCGGCCTCGTGCTCACGGTGGGCGCGACGCCCCGTTACACGCAGGCCGAGGGCTTTCCGCACGGCGGGCGCGCGGAGGATGTCGCGGGCACCGTGGCTGCGCTCCGCGCGGGGCGCATCGCGTTCCTGAAGGGCCTCTACTTCGGCGGCGTGTTCGCGGTGGACGTGGGCGAAGACGTGAAGCAGCGCTGCTGGCAGATCGCGCTCGAAGCGAGCCCCGGCGCCGACGCCTCGCTCGGCGCGCTGGCGCAGCTCGACCAGCGCGCGCTGCTTCCGAAGATCACGGCGCCCGCGCTGGTGGTGGTGGGCGCGCGCGACGGCGTCGTGTCGCCCGACATCGGGCGCGCGGCGGCAAAGGCGCTGCCGAACGGGCGGCTGTGCGAGCTCGACTGCGGCCACGCGCCGTTCCTCGAGCTGCCGGACGCGTATCACGCCGCGCTGTTCGAGCTGTTAGGGAGAGCGCAATGA
- a CDS encoding nuclear transport factor 2 family protein has protein sequence MRKHDGGPAPRVVLEVDLAPALARQHDHNKCAPVRSGHVTPAAPSASAEASSSATKETLVDTALKIAALERQLDHLSSRFELQDLVADYCLGFDKRDFERFRAIWWDDCVWDIGPPFGRFEGHAGIHEAIYDVLWPAWLKSTHFTTNLRVAFDGADRADGICDIDCIGTTSDGQAQTIAATYRDRFERRGGVWKIARRSVEMHHFSPLVGITLSPPK, from the coding sequence ATGCGAAAGCACGACGGTGGGCCCGCGCCCCGCGTAGTGCTCGAAGTAGATCTGGCGCCCGCTCTCGCGCGTCAGCATGACCATAACAAGTGCGCTCCTGTGCGAAGCGGGCACGTTACACCCGCTGCGCCGAGTGCGAGCGCCGAGGCATCATCGTCAGCCACGAAGGAGACGCTGGTGGACACCGCGTTGAAAATTGCCGCGCTCGAACGGCAGCTCGACCACCTGTCGAGCCGATTCGAGCTTCAGGACCTGGTGGCGGACTACTGCCTCGGTTTCGACAAGCGCGACTTCGAGCGCTTCCGCGCGATCTGGTGGGACGACTGCGTGTGGGACATCGGCCCGCCCTTCGGGCGCTTCGAGGGCCATGCCGGCATTCACGAGGCGATCTACGACGTGCTCTGGCCCGCGTGGCTGAAGTCGACGCACTTCACGACGAACCTGCGCGTCGCGTTCGACGGCGCAGACCGCGCGGACGGCATCTGCGACATCGACTGCATCGGCACCACTTCGGACGGCCAGGCGCAAACCATCGCGGCCACGTATCGCGACCGCTTCGAGCGGCGCGGCGGCGTGTGGAAGATCGCGCGACGCAGCGTCGAGATGCACCACTTCAGCCCGCTCGTGGGCATCACCTTGAGCCCACCGAAGTAG